A stretch of the uncultured Trichococcus sp. genome encodes the following:
- a CDS encoding VOC family protein, with protein MNTLRGIHHVTAITSSAEKNYDFFTNILGMRLVKKTVNQDDIQTYHLFFADDRGSAGTDITFFDFPGIPKAVRGTNEIFKTGLRVPSDEALDYWVKRFDKYNVTHSGIYEQFGRRVIDFQDFDEQLYQLVSDESDIGVAPGIPWQKGPVPNEYGIRGLGPIFVRIADFNFYRQVLETVLGFRHVASDDETHLFEVGDGGNGARMIVEHNTSMGQAQQGFGSVHHMAFCVKDRKELEEWIAHMGAYRFPISGYVDRFYFESLYANIAQGILLEFATDGPGFIDDEEPYETLGERLALPPKFRDSREEIEGLVRQFDTVRSTKTFEKEYLD; from the coding sequence ATGAACACATTAAGAGGAATCCACCACGTCACCGCCATCACAAGCAGCGCCGAGAAGAACTATGACTTCTTCACCAATATTCTGGGTATGCGCTTGGTCAAAAAAACCGTCAACCAGGACGACATCCAGACTTATCACCTATTCTTCGCCGATGACCGCGGCAGTGCCGGGACGGATATTACTTTCTTCGATTTCCCGGGCATCCCGAAAGCCGTCAGAGGGACCAACGAAATCTTCAAGACCGGTCTGCGTGTTCCATCGGATGAAGCACTGGACTACTGGGTGAAACGTTTCGACAAATACAATGTCACTCATTCCGGCATTTATGAGCAGTTCGGCCGCCGGGTAATCGATTTCCAGGACTTTGACGAGCAGCTCTATCAGTTGGTTTCCGATGAATCGGATATCGGCGTGGCTCCCGGGATTCCGTGGCAAAAAGGCCCGGTTCCGAATGAGTACGGCATCCGCGGTTTGGGGCCGATTTTCGTCCGCATCGCTGATTTCAATTTCTACAGGCAAGTGCTGGAGACTGTCCTTGGTTTCCGCCACGTTGCTTCCGATGACGAAACCCATCTCTTCGAAGTGGGCGATGGTGGGAACGGCGCCCGTATGATCGTGGAGCACAACACTTCGATGGGGCAGGCGCAGCAAGGTTTCGGTAGCGTCCACCACATGGCTTTCTGCGTGAAGGACCGCAAAGAATTGGAAGAATGGATCGCGCATATGGGAGCCTATCGCTTCCCGATCTCCGGCTATGTTGACCGTTTCTACTTCGAATCGCTTTACGCCAACATTGCCCAAGGGATTCTCCTCGAGTTCGCGACGGACGGCCCCGGCTTCATCGATGATGAAGAGCCTTACGAAACATTGGGCGAACGCTTGGCCTTGCCGCCTAAATTCCGGGATTCCCGCGAAGAAATCGAAGGTTTGGTCCGCCAATTCGATACCGTGCGCAGCACGAAGACTTTCGAAAAAGAATATTTGGACTGA
- the gtfA gene encoding sucrose phosphorylase translates to MKIKNEAMLITYPDSLGNNLQDLEQVLDTHLKGVVGGVHILPFFPSSGDRGFSPMDYTKVDERFGGWEDIKRISEKYYMMYEFMLNHISAQSPYYLDFLEKKEESPYKDYFIRYNDYWPENRPTEADIDLIYKRKPKAPFVDAHFKDGTSEKVWCTFSEEQIDLNVKTEATRQFIKDTLSFLADKGASIIRLDAFAYAIKELDTNCFFVEPEIWEMLDYAVEILKPYGVTVLPEIHEHYTIQQKIAEKGYPVYDFALPMLVLHALYSGKAEKLLHWLEICPRNQFTTLDTHDGIGVVDVKDLLTQEEVDFAVEALYEKGANLKRIYSSEAYNNLDIYQINCTYYSALGNNDAAYLLARAIQCFTPGIPQIYYVGLLAGENDLELLENSKEGRNINRHYYSLDEIGQEIERPVVKDLFRLLTFRNTAKAFDGDLEITMLDEGAFTLTWATAEESASLTVDLPTNKFSILHRTAAGEEQIF, encoded by the coding sequence ATGAAAATCAAAAACGAAGCAATGCTCATCACCTATCCGGACAGTCTGGGCAATAACCTGCAAGATCTGGAACAGGTGCTGGACACCCATCTGAAAGGGGTCGTCGGCGGCGTGCATATCCTGCCGTTCTTCCCGTCATCCGGCGACCGCGGCTTTTCGCCGATGGACTACACAAAAGTGGATGAGCGGTTCGGTGGCTGGGAAGACATCAAGCGCATCAGCGAAAAATACTACATGATGTATGAGTTCATGCTCAACCACATTTCCGCGCAATCACCTTATTATTTGGACTTCCTGGAGAAAAAAGAAGAGTCTCCTTACAAGGACTACTTCATCCGCTACAATGACTATTGGCCGGAGAACCGACCGACTGAAGCGGATATCGATCTGATCTACAAACGCAAACCGAAAGCGCCTTTCGTGGACGCTCACTTCAAAGACGGCACATCGGAAAAAGTCTGGTGCACGTTCTCGGAAGAGCAGATTGATCTGAACGTGAAGACCGAAGCGACACGCCAATTCATCAAGGATACACTTAGTTTCTTGGCGGATAAAGGAGCTTCGATCATCCGCCTGGATGCGTTTGCCTATGCCATCAAGGAATTGGATACGAACTGCTTCTTCGTAGAGCCCGAAATTTGGGAGATGCTGGATTACGCAGTGGAAATCTTGAAGCCCTATGGTGTGACGGTCCTTCCCGAAATCCATGAGCATTACACGATCCAACAAAAAATCGCGGAAAAAGGCTATCCGGTCTATGATTTTGCTTTGCCGATGCTGGTGCTGCATGCCCTTTACAGCGGAAAAGCAGAGAAGCTGTTGCACTGGCTGGAAATCTGCCCGCGCAACCAGTTCACGACTTTGGACACGCATGACGGCATCGGTGTCGTCGACGTGAAGGATCTGCTGACCCAGGAGGAAGTGGATTTCGCGGTCGAAGCCCTTTACGAAAAAGGCGCCAACCTGAAGCGGATCTACAGCTCGGAAGCCTACAACAACCTGGACATCTATCAGATCAACTGCACATACTATTCGGCTTTGGGCAACAATGATGCCGCCTATCTGTTGGCGCGGGCGATCCAGTGCTTCACGCCGGGAATTCCGCAGATCTATTACGTAGGCTTGCTTGCCGGCGAAAACGACCTGGAATTGCTGGAGAACAGCAAGGAAGGCCGCAACATCAACCGTCATTACTACAGCTTGGACGAAATCGGACAAGAAATCGAACGTCCGGTCGTGAAGGACCTCTTCCGTCTGCTGACTTTCCGCAATACGGCGAAAGCGTTCGACGGAGACTTGGAGATAACGATGCTCGACGAAGGGGCCTTCACTTTGACGTGGGCCACTGCCGAAGAATCGGCCAGTCTGACGGTCGACCTGCCTACGAACAAATTCTCGATCCTGCACCGGACTGCGGCAGGAGAAGAACAAATATTTTAG
- a CDS encoding carbohydrate ABC transporter permease, whose product MQTKMNKTTALIHIVLIIGSLLMVVPFLWMVLTSGKTISESTQIPPQIFPEVFQIENYKAVWNSLPFVSFYINTGLMIVFRVLTSTLFSAMAAFAVAKLDFPGKNLFFGIVLTQMMIPAQIYLTPQYLLVQNLGLLNSIPALVIPGIVSAFGTFLLRQFFIKLPDELMEAATIDGATTWQVFYRIYMPLARSGLVALGIFTSLFAFKDLMWPLVVNMSQDKMTLSAGLASLQGQFTTNYPQLMAGSVIAIIPMVILYILFQKQFIEGIATTGGK is encoded by the coding sequence ATGCAGACAAAAATGAATAAAACGACAGCACTGATCCACATCGTGCTGATCATCGGATCTTTGCTGATGGTCGTGCCGTTCTTATGGATGGTCCTGACTTCCGGAAAGACCATCAGCGAATCAACGCAGATTCCCCCGCAAATTTTCCCGGAAGTGTTCCAGATCGAGAACTACAAAGCGGTATGGAATTCCTTGCCGTTCGTCAGTTTTTACATCAACACCGGTTTGATGATTGTCTTCAGGGTGTTGACTTCGACGCTCTTCAGCGCCATGGCGGCCTTTGCGGTTGCGAAACTGGATTTTCCCGGAAAAAACCTGTTTTTCGGTATCGTCCTGACGCAGATGATGATCCCAGCGCAGATCTATCTGACGCCGCAATATTTATTGGTCCAGAATCTGGGTCTTTTGAACTCAATCCCGGCTTTGGTTATCCCGGGTATCGTTTCCGCGTTCGGGACCTTCCTGTTGCGCCAATTCTTCATAAAATTGCCTGACGAACTGATGGAAGCTGCCACGATTGATGGTGCGACGACCTGGCAAGTGTTCTACCGCATCTATATGCCGCTGGCGCGTTCCGGCTTGGTGGCTTTGGGCATCTTCACGTCGCTCTTTGCTTTCAAAGATCTGATGTGGCCTTTGGTCGTCAACATGTCCCAGGATAAAATGACGCTGTCGGCCGGTTTGGCCAGCCTGCAAGGGCAATTCACGACAAACTATCCGCAGCTGATGGCCGGTTCGGTCATCGCGATCATCCCGATGGTTATCCTATATATCCTGTTCCAAAAACAATTTATCGAAGGCATCGCCACAACCGGCGGAAAATAA
- a CDS encoding alpha-galactosidase, with protein MTVTITFDETKKYFHLQNESVSYVIALEEEKYVSHQYWGKRLNSFSQVADYPRQDNAFAPNPFEVPGRVFSLATLPQEFPGNGSGDFRESAFECLYPDQTTVSLLTYKSHEIVTGKQPLQGLPQTYETKEEPADTLLLTMEDTVTKVEVVLSYTLFRDYPVLTRSASFRNNGAEDIHLNKALSMSIDFPDADFDMIQLPGAWGRERQIVRTPLVRGIHTLDSKRGTTSHAYQPFVALADKTATEDQGAVYGFHFVYSGEFRANVEVDTYAQTRVQMGINPTHFQWHLPVGEAFQTPEVVLVYSENGLNGLSQTLHPFYQKHLIRGQHQFAERPVLINNWEGTYFDFTAEKIEAMADEASTLGIELFVLDDGWFGKRDDDYSSLGDWHVHTAKLPSGLKQLAENIKAKGMLFGLWFEPEMISEDSELFRAHPDWCIHTPGREKSLSRSQYVIDFSRKEVRDNILAQMMSILDDVPVDYIKWDYNRNMTEIGTAAPGALPGEVLHKYMLGLYEVMEALVTKYPQILFESCSGGGGRFDPGILYYMPQTWTSDNTDAVARLEIQYGTSLIMPISSMGSHVSAIPNHQTHRKASMKMRGDVAMAGNLGYELDVTTLSEAEKQEMKEQISFYKEHRKLVQYGVFHRILSPFETQNEAAWIFVSPEQDEALYFYYRVLDRANLKKKKVLFKGLDPAKYYTVSGYEGAIGGDELMNRGLYLKDALQGDYQSVCLVLKEA; from the coding sequence ATGACTGTGACGATAACATTTGATGAAACAAAAAAATATTTTCATTTACAGAACGAATCAGTGAGCTATGTGATCGCACTGGAAGAAGAAAAATATGTGTCCCATCAGTATTGGGGAAAGCGGCTCAACAGCTTTTCGCAAGTGGCGGATTACCCGCGCCAAGACAATGCCTTTGCGCCCAATCCGTTCGAGGTGCCTGGCCGTGTGTTTTCGCTTGCGACCTTGCCACAGGAATTTCCGGGCAACGGCAGCGGCGATTTCCGCGAATCAGCATTCGAGTGTCTGTATCCGGATCAAACGACTGTCAGCCTGCTGACTTATAAGAGCCATGAAATCGTGACCGGCAAACAGCCATTGCAAGGCTTGCCGCAGACTTACGAAACAAAAGAAGAGCCGGCGGACACGCTGCTGCTGACGATGGAAGACACCGTCACAAAAGTCGAAGTCGTTCTGAGCTATACCTTGTTCCGCGACTATCCGGTACTCACACGTTCAGCAAGTTTCCGCAACAACGGAGCCGAAGACATCCATCTGAACAAAGCGTTGAGCATGTCCATCGATTTCCCGGATGCTGATTTTGACATGATCCAGTTGCCGGGTGCTTGGGGAAGGGAACGCCAAATCGTGCGTACGCCGCTTGTCCGCGGCATCCATACGCTTGACAGTAAGCGCGGGACCACGAGCCATGCTTATCAGCCGTTTGTGGCGTTGGCCGATAAAACGGCGACCGAAGACCAGGGAGCGGTCTACGGTTTCCATTTCGTCTACAGTGGTGAATTCCGAGCCAATGTCGAAGTTGATACTTACGCGCAGACACGCGTCCAGATGGGCATCAATCCAACCCACTTCCAATGGCATTTGCCTGTTGGAGAGGCGTTCCAGACACCGGAAGTCGTATTGGTATACAGCGAAAACGGGTTGAATGGCCTGTCCCAGACGCTGCATCCGTTCTACCAGAAACATCTGATCCGCGGCCAGCATCAGTTTGCGGAGCGCCCGGTTCTGATCAACAACTGGGAAGGTACCTACTTCGATTTCACAGCCGAAAAAATCGAGGCGATGGCCGATGAAGCGTCCACTTTGGGGATCGAACTATTCGTGCTGGACGATGGTTGGTTCGGCAAACGTGACGATGATTACTCTTCGCTGGGTGATTGGCATGTCCATACCGCGAAATTGCCGTCCGGCTTGAAGCAGCTCGCTGAGAACATCAAGGCGAAAGGGATGCTGTTCGGGCTTTGGTTCGAACCGGAAATGATTTCCGAGGACAGCGAACTTTTCCGCGCCCATCCGGATTGGTGTATCCATACGCCGGGCCGGGAAAAATCGCTCAGCCGTAGCCAATACGTGATCGACTTCAGCCGCAAGGAAGTCCGCGACAACATCCTGGCGCAGATGATGTCGATCCTGGATGACGTACCGGTCGACTACATCAAATGGGACTACAACCGCAACATGACCGAAATCGGTACGGCGGCTCCAGGCGCATTGCCGGGGGAAGTGCTGCACAAGTACATGCTGGGTCTTTATGAAGTGATGGAGGCATTGGTGACGAAATATCCGCAGATTCTCTTCGAAAGCTGCTCAGGCGGCGGCGGACGCTTCGACCCGGGTATCCTTTACTATATGCCGCAGACTTGGACCAGCGACAACACCGATGCGGTGGCGCGTCTGGAGATCCAATACGGCACCAGCCTGATCATGCCGATTTCGAGCATGGGTTCGCACGTCTCAGCTATCCCGAATCATCAGACGCACCGTAAGGCTTCGATGAAGATGCGCGGGGATGTGGCGATGGCCGGAAATCTTGGCTACGAACTGGACGTCACGACGCTATCCGAAGCCGAGAAGCAGGAGATGAAGGAGCAGATCAGCTTCTACAAGGAACACCGCAAGCTCGTCCAATACGGTGTCTTCCATCGCATCCTCAGTCCTTTCGAAACGCAGAACGAAGCGGCTTGGATCTTCGTCAGTCCGGAACAGGATGAGGCGCTTTATTTCTACTACCGCGTCCTCGATCGGGCCAATCTGAAGAAGAAAAAAGTGCTTTTCAAAGGCTTGGATCCCGCCAAATACTACACCGTCAGCGGCTACGAAGGGGCAATCGGCGGGGATGAACTGATGAACCGCGGACTCTATCTGAAGGATGCCCTGCAAGGGGATTACCAGAGTGTTTGTCTGGTGCTGAAGGAAGCATAA
- a CDS encoding sugar ABC transporter permease — MALWGWFFIAPTLIGLLILNVIPLFQSLYMSFQSVSTFGTSTFVGLDNYLHMLQDPEFWQSLKNTFFYAAIQVPVTIILSLFFAVLMNTKIKAVGLYRTIFFLPMIAAPAAVAMVWRWLFNSEYGLLNAVLDKLGYTGNILWITDPEVAIWSIIIVGIWTNVGYNMILLLAGLKEIPKEYYEAAVVDGAGPLKQFFSITLPLLSPQLFFVSVTSVIGALQVFDIIFMMFDRTNLALKSTQSLVYMFFNESFVLNDKGYGSAIAISLVLIIMAITGIQLLAQKKWVTYD, encoded by the coding sequence ATGGCGCTGTGGGGCTGGTTTTTCATCGCTCCGACTTTGATCGGGCTTTTGATCCTGAACGTCATTCCGTTGTTCCAGTCGCTGTACATGAGTTTCCAGAGCGTGAGTACGTTCGGCACTTCGACTTTCGTCGGGCTGGACAACTACCTGCACATGCTGCAAGATCCTGAATTCTGGCAATCATTGAAGAATACCTTCTTCTACGCCGCCATCCAAGTACCCGTTACCATCATCCTGTCGCTGTTTTTTGCGGTATTGATGAACACGAAAATCAAAGCGGTCGGACTGTACCGGACGATTTTTTTCCTGCCGATGATCGCAGCTCCGGCTGCCGTCGCGATGGTCTGGCGCTGGCTGTTCAACTCGGAATACGGCTTGCTGAATGCGGTGCTGGATAAACTCGGTTATACCGGAAATATCTTATGGATCACCGATCCGGAAGTGGCGATCTGGTCGATCATTATTGTCGGCATCTGGACGAATGTCGGTTACAACATGATCCTGCTGTTGGCGGGGCTGAAGGAAATACCGAAAGAATATTATGAGGCGGCTGTCGTTGACGGCGCCGGACCGTTGAAACAATTTTTCTCGATCACGCTGCCGTTGCTGTCGCCGCAACTTTTCTTCGTTTCGGTGACGAGTGTCATCGGTGCGCTGCAGGTGTTCGATATCATCTTCATGATGTTCGATCGCACGAACTTGGCGCTGAAGAGCACGCAATCATTGGTATACATGTTCTTCAATGAATCGTTCGTGCTCAACGATAAAGGTTACGGTTCGGCTATCGCCATCTCGTTGGTGCTGATCATCATGGCGATCACCGGCATCCAGCTGCTGGCACAGAAAAAATGGGTCACCTACGACTAG
- a CDS encoding alpha-amylase, which produces MAGNGLMMQYFEWYLDDDGQLWNRLKEDAKHLKGLGITAVWTPPAYKGTGTNDTGYGVYDLYDLGEFDQKGAVRTKYGTKEEYLAAIEALHAEGIAVYADVVLNHKAGADETERFLAYEVNPDNHQEKETKSYEIEGWTKFTFPGRGDKYSDFKWSWEHFTGTDFNNENGKEAIYMIKGFKKGWAENESVDSEYGNYDYLMYADIDYSHPAVVEEVKKWADWYIKETGVDGFRLDAVKHINDQFVQDFVETIRAQHGDDFYVVGEYWKYRYGAIKEYLEATDFTFDLFDVALHQNFYVASQQGKDYDLRELFKQTLIAKNPTHAVTFVDNHDSQPGQALQSYVEPWFTPLAYGVTLLREQGFPCLFYGDYYGIKGSHPVDGQQTFLDKLLYLRANHAYGEQRDYFDHGNCVGWTRLGNEEHPYGLAAVLSNSEEGFKDMYVGEQYAGQTFADYTGNREDKVEIAEDGSGRFPVNAGSISVWVKEGISPEEAFDASAVEQIEEKTIAAQ; this is translated from the coding sequence ATGGCAGGAAATGGATTGATGATGCAATATTTTGAATGGTATTTGGATGATGATGGTCAATTATGGAATCGCCTGAAGGAGGATGCCAAGCATCTGAAGGGATTGGGCATCACGGCTGTCTGGACTCCTCCGGCCTACAAAGGTACCGGAACGAACGATACAGGCTACGGCGTCTATGATCTCTACGATTTGGGCGAATTCGACCAAAAAGGGGCCGTCCGTACAAAATACGGAACCAAGGAAGAATATTTGGCAGCGATCGAAGCCTTGCATGCGGAAGGGATCGCCGTCTATGCCGACGTCGTCCTGAATCATAAAGCCGGCGCGGACGAGACGGAACGCTTCCTTGCTTATGAAGTGAATCCCGACAATCATCAGGAGAAGGAGACGAAATCCTATGAAATCGAAGGCTGGACGAAATTTACATTCCCTGGCCGCGGCGACAAATATTCCGACTTCAAATGGTCATGGGAACATTTCACCGGCACCGACTTCAACAATGAGAACGGCAAAGAAGCTATCTACATGATCAAAGGCTTCAAAAAAGGCTGGGCCGAAAATGAGAGCGTCGACAGCGAGTACGGCAATTACGATTACTTGATGTATGCGGACATCGATTACAGCCATCCGGCAGTCGTCGAGGAAGTCAAGAAATGGGCGGATTGGTACATCAAGGAAACCGGCGTCGACGGCTTCCGTTTGGATGCCGTCAAACACATCAATGACCAGTTCGTGCAGGATTTCGTTGAGACGATCCGCGCGCAGCATGGCGATGATTTTTATGTGGTCGGCGAATATTGGAAGTACCGTTACGGGGCGATCAAGGAATACCTGGAAGCGACCGACTTCACCTTCGATCTTTTTGACGTAGCCCTGCACCAAAATTTCTACGTTGCATCCCAACAAGGCAAGGATTACGATCTGCGTGAGTTGTTCAAGCAGACGCTGATCGCCAAAAATCCGACCCATGCGGTCACCTTTGTCGATAACCACGATTCGCAACCGGGTCAAGCTCTGCAGTCCTATGTGGAGCCTTGGTTTACGCCCTTGGCATACGGGGTGACGCTCTTGCGCGAACAAGGCTTCCCATGCTTGTTCTATGGCGATTATTACGGAATCAAGGGCTCGCATCCGGTCGATGGCCAGCAAACGTTCCTGGATAAACTGCTCTATCTGCGCGCCAATCATGCATACGGCGAACAGCGCGACTACTTCGATCACGGCAACTGCGTCGGCTGGACCCGTCTGGGGAACGAGGAGCATCCCTACGGTTTGGCGGCAGTCCTTTCCAACAGCGAAGAAGGTTTCAAGGACATGTATGTCGGCGAACAGTATGCCGGACAGACTTTTGCTGACTACACGGGCAACCGCGAAGACAAAGTCGAAATCGCTGAGGACGGCAGCGGACGTTTTCCTGTCAATGCCGGTTCGATTTCGGTCTGGGTGAAGGAAGGCATCTCTCCGGAGGAAGCATTTGATGCATCCGCGGTCGAACAGATTGAAGAGAAGACAATAGCTGCACAATGA